Proteins from a single region of Artemia franciscana chromosome 2, ASM3288406v1, whole genome shotgun sequence:
- the LOC136043849 gene encoding zinc finger protein 235-like, with protein MLMDSSHSSTLPQHQILPPGGISPRTSTHLPETSSQEVDSNGKEILNSTACSSDTLSQLKLLGPKSVVVVRRLTEKFIEESTAGVWRCSTCGKAENSFLMLDLHVDTGCEELSPIECDLCPAVARNYKNFVVHFMEHQMGGTRKCPICLQKDIGDMRQHLVTQGHFSLYVSELELQRNTSHDSSSRTCLNSSESESETKSLNNQKSHLSIRSQTKRYRKLERQKIVDTGKNPFKCDQCQKDYSSLGNLKQHQKVHTGDKPFKCDICQKCFIFLGNLNQHRRIHTGNKPFKCDTCKKCFSVSSSLNGHQRVHTGERPFKCEICQKCFSFKSNLNKHQRVHDGDKRFKCDICKKHFSLLSNLNRHLAVHAGEKPFKCSVCKKSFSQKYHLHIHQRIHTGEKPFKCGLCKKSFSVPSSLNRHQRVHTREKL; from the exons ATGCTCATGGACAGCTCACACTCTAGTACACTGCCTCAACATCAAATTCTACCACCTGGTGGTATTTCACCTAGAACTTCCACTCATTTGCCAGAAACCAGCTCCCAGGAAGTGGATAGTAATGGCAAAG AGATTTTGAATTCTACAGCATGCAGTTCTGATACTCTATCTCAGCTAAAACTATTAGGCCCGAAATCGGTCGTTGTGGTGAGAAGGCTGACGGAGAAGTTTATAGAAGAATCAACAGCCGGTGTCTGGCGTTGCAGCACCTGTGGAAAAGCAGAGAACTCATTTTTGATGCTAGATCTTCACGTGGACACTGGCTGTGAAGAACTATCGCCAATAGAATGCGATCTGTGTCCTGCAGTGGCTCGTAActacaaaaattttgttgttcattttATGGAACACCAAATGGGAGGGACAAGAAAATGTCCAATTTGTTTACAAAAAGATATTGGTGATATGCGACAGCATCTAGTCACACAAGGCCACTTTTCACTGTATGTTTCTGAACTAGAATTACAGCGGAATACATCACACGATTCGTCTTCAAGAACTTGCTTAAATTCCTCTGAATCGGAATCTGAAACAAAAagcttaaataatcaaaaatcgcATTTGAGTATTCGCTCGCAAACTAAACGGTACAGAAAATTGGAAAGACAAAAAATAGTAGATACAGGGAAAAACCCATTTAAATGTGATCAATGTCAGAAAGACTATTCTTCCTTGGGTAATTTGAAACAGCATCAAAAAGTGCATACTGGTGATaaaccatttaaatgtgatatatgtcaaaaatgctttatttttttgggcAATTTAAATCAGCACAGAAGAATCCACACTGGTAATaaaccatttaaatgtgatACATGTAAGAAATGCTTTTCTGTATCAAGCAGTTTGAACGGGCATCAAAGAGTACATACTGGAGAGAGACCATTCAAATGCGAAATATGTCAGAAATGCTTTTCTTTTAAGAGCAATTTGAATAAGCACCAAAGAGTACATGACGGTGATAAACGATTTAAATGTGATATATgtaagaaacatttttctttattgagCAATTTGAACAGACATCTAGCAGTACACGCCGGCGAGAAACCTTTTAAATGCAGTGTATGTAAAAAGAGCTTTTCTCAAAAGTACCATTTGCACATCCATCAAAGGATTCATACtggtgaaaagccatttaaaTGTGGTTTATGTAAGAAGAGCTTTTCTGTACCATCCAGTTTGAATAGGCATCAAAGAGTGCATACAAgagaaaaattatag